A part of Rhodamnia argentea isolate NSW1041297 chromosome 8, ASM2092103v1, whole genome shotgun sequence genomic DNA contains:
- the LOC115738082 gene encoding chaperone protein DnaJ: MAATLSASLLPSSQPLAPSVPPSLSPSSSSLCASGIHLGSSRRFSPCLPLRSSQLASKVCARRFGTAIRASADYYATLGVPKSASGKEIKAAYRKLARQYHPDVNKQPGATEKFKEISAAYEVLSDDKKRALYDQYGEAGVKSTVGGPSNTYTTNPFDLFETFFGPTMGGFAGMDPTGFRTSRRSTVMKGEDLRYDMTLKFSETIFGAEKEFELSHLETCEVCSGTGAKVGSRMRICSTCGGRGQVMRTEQTPFGMFSQVSVCPNCGGDGEVISEYCRKCSGEGRIRVRKDIKVKIPPGVSKGSILRVAGEGDAGPRGGPTGDLFVYLEVKEIPEIQRDGINLNSTVTISYLDAILGAVVKVKTVEGTSELQVPPGTQPGAVLVLAKKGAPKLNRPSIRGDHLFTVKVTVPKRVSSSERELLEGLASLSSSTSSRSRTRPRTPSPAPTPEKQQVDSEMEKTEESGDENDWWKKLKDLAGSVANGALKWMKDNL; the protein is encoded by the exons ATGGCCGCGACGTTATCTGCTTCGCTCCTCCCTTCTTCTCAGCCGCTCGCTCCCTCAGTGCCCCCGTCCTTATCTCCGTCCTCCTCGTCGCTCTGCGCCAGCGGAATTCACCTCGGGAGCAGCAGGCGCTTCTCGCCTTGTTTGCCGCTTCGATCCTCGCAGCTCGCCTCGAAGGTCTGCGCGAGGCGTTTCGGGACGGCGATTAGAGCCTCCGCCGACTACTATGCTACTCTCGGAGTCCCCAAGTCCGCGAGCGGTAAGGAGATTAAGGCTGCTTACCGGAAGTTAGCGCGCCAG TACCACCCCGATGTCAACAAGCAGCCAGGAGCTACAGAGAAGTTTAAGGAAATCAGTGCTGCATATGAG GTGCTTTCCGACGATAAAAAGAGGGCTTTGTATGATCAATATGGTGAAGCAGGAGTAAAGAGTACAGTGGGGGGCCCATCAAATACTTATACG ACTAATCCTTTCGATCTATTCGAAACATTTTTTGGCCCAACTATGGGTGGTTTTGCGGGTATGGACCCAACTGGATTCAGAACAAGCCGACGTAGCACTGTTATGAAGGGTGAAGATCTACG TTATGACATGACTCTAAAATTTTCTGAGACCATATTTGGAGCGGAGAAAGAATTCGAGCTCTCCCACTTGGAAACATGTGAAGTTTGCTCTGGTACTGGAGCAAAGGTTGGTTCCAGGATGAGGATATGCTCAACATGTGGTGGTAGGGGCCAGGTCATGCGAACAGAGCAGACTCCTTTTGGCATGTTCTCCCAG GTGTCTGTTTGTCCCAATTGTGGTGGAGATGGTGAAGTCATTTCTGAATATTGTCGAAAATGCTCTGGCGAAGGGCGTATTCGGGTCAGAAAGGACATCAAAGTGAAAATTCCACCTGGAGTCAGCAAGGGTAGTATCCTCAGAGTTGCTGGAGAAGGTGATGCTGGACCGAGAGG GGGTCCTACAGGTGATCTTTTTGTATATCTTGAGGTCAAGGAGATTCCGGAAATTCAAAGAGATGGAATAAATCTCAATTCTACAGTAACAATTAGCTATCTAGATGCTATATTAGGTGCAGTGGTGAAG GTTAAAACAGTTGAAGGAACTTCTGAACTACAAGTTCCTCCAGGTACACAACCAGGGGCTGTTCTGGTTCTTGCAAAAAAAGGTGCACCAAAATTGAATAGACCTTCAATACGTGGTGACCATTTATTTACAGTTAAGGTCACGGTACCAAAGCGTGTGAG TTCAAGTGAACGGGAGTTACTTGAAGGGCTGGCTTCCTTGAGTAGCTCTACCAGCAGTCGCTCAAGAACTCGTCCGAGAACACCATCACCTG CTCCAACTCCTGAGAAGCAGCAAGTGGATTCTGAGATGGAGAAGACTGAAGAATCGGGAGATGAAAATGACTGGTGGAAGAAGTTGAAAGATTTGGCTGG GTCTGTTGCGAATGGAGCTCTAAAATGGATGAAAGACAACCTGTAA